The Chitinophaga niabensis genome segment CATTCCATATCCCAGGAAAACGGCGTTGGTGACATTCATGCCTGAATTTCTTCTGAAGCGTGCAGCATAGAGCGTGCCGGGGAAAGCAGCAGTTTCTCTGCCTATTATAGTGATATTCGAAACGGACGGCTGTGTTTTCGGAATGTCTGCTGAACCACTTGCATCATTATCTGATTCAATACCATTTGCATCAGCATACACAAAACCCTGCTTACGAACACCCAGTACATACTGAACTGTACCAGTGTAACCAAGATCAAAGTCCAGGATGTCATCATTTGTGCTCAGGGATACGAGGTGAGTAGCATTTACAGTGCCCCCAAAGAACTCAAACGAATCGTCCCTTCCATATGAGGCCTGGATATAGTCCAGTACGGTACGGCTACCAACACCCCCGAGTGTGAGGCTGTTCAGTTCATTATTATCAGAAACGCTGGCACCTGCCCATTCGATGCGGATAAATTTCAATACGCCTGAGCTGTCTGTGGCATCAGCACCACCATAATGTACATCTACACCGATAGGGAGTGTGGGCAGATCAATGCCTTCAATAACAGGCTCAAATTTATTGGTGGGTGCATCTCCCAGTATCACAATACCACCCCAGTCTCCAACAGCAGGGAAATTACTGTTAGAAGTAAATACGATCGGATTCTCCAATGTGCCAACAGCATGGATCAAACCACCACGGGTAACTATCAGTGCAGAAGCCTCTGCTGGGGTAAATTGAGGTATTCCTTTTACAGTAACACCTGCATTGATGATCAGGTTTCCTCCTGGCTTCACATAAGTTTTGCCATTAAGATAATAAGTACCGTTAGCCACCAGCTCTACATTCGTACTAATAACACCGGGTAATGCGGAGCCATTTGGCAGAATACCTGCTCTTACATTATGATCATTTTGTTTCGCGTCCTTTTTGCAAGCGGCAAAGGTTGCCAGGGCCAGCACGCTGACTATAATAGTAAGTGTTCTCATTTCTAAACCGGCTTTTTAAAAATTATAGGTGATGTTCATGCTCAGGTTCCTTCCCTTAAACCAGCGGTGACGTACATAATCCAATCCTTTGTTATACCTGTTCCCTTTGGGATCGCCATTCGGTTCGTTGCTCATCATATAAAGGTCCGTTTCACTTCCACCGCCGGAATTACCCGATGGCTTCAGGGATTGGTTCTGGTAAATAACATAATCCTGCTGTAACAGATCGCTCAAGTTCAGCCTTACCTGCATACGTTTCTTCAACAGGTTGGCACTTAACTGTACATCTATCACATCGCGCGGGTTCTCATACTGATCATGCCATGCCTGGTAACCACCTACTATGATGCGCGGACCATAGCGGTTGTAAGCAATGTTCAACCCTATCACATCTCCAAAGTAACCGATGCCACCATTCAGCACGTAAGGAGAAAGGCCCTGCAATGGTCGGTTACGGGAATCCGGTGCCAGGGTAGTATCATTTCTACCGGTTACACCATTTGCCGCATTAAGTAATTCTGATGTATTATACCGCACGTTCGCTTCCATCCATGAAGCATTTGCACTTATATAGATCTGTTTCAGCAGTTTGGAATTTGGCTGGATAAAACCTAAAGACTTACGGAGATCCAGTTCAAATCCTTTGCTTGTAGAGCTTTGCAGGTTAAAATAGTAGAAGATGCCGGTTGCATTTCCACTGCTGAAATCACCTATCAACTCCACGGGGTCATGAAACTTCTTGTAGAAGGCGGAGAGAGAGATCACTTCGCCCGGAGCCGGGTAATATTCATAACGGATATCCCAATTGGTGATCTTCGCATCTTTCAACCCTATTGCTCCTTTATAAGAACTTCTTTCTTTGAATTCATAATAGATGTAGGGTGCTCTTTCCCTGAAATCAGCCCTGGCTAAGGTTTGTGAATATGCCAACCTGAAGTTCATACGGTCATTCAAACTATACACCAGGTTGAAAGAAGGAAGCCAGTCCGTTTTACTGTATTTCACCGTAGTATCTCTCGGCAATCCTGTTCTATAGTTATAAGAAACACCCTGCAGTTCCATAGCACTCTGCTCCATTCTCACCCCGCCTATAAACCGGAAGTGCTGCAGGAATTTCAGGTCCGTCATCAGGTAAGCAGCATGGATCTGTTGTTTGCCGGTATAATCATCTCCCGCAAATCCCTGCCTGCCAATACCAGAGGGCTGGTACTGCAGCATACCGGGTTGAATAAGTTCCGACGAGTGTAATTCATAATCCGCCTTGCCAAATACAGCACTGTCTATCCTTGCCAGTGCAGCAGGCGTATTCGCGGTTGGATCATAATACATCCGCAGTGCAAGGCTTTTGTTGTCCGCATTCCGGAAAGTGCCTGCATATCCTACTTTAAGGTTTTGTGTTGTATTGCCAATTTTAAATGGTATGGTAAAGTTGCCCAGTACATTCTTACGTCTTTCCTTCAGCTTGGAATTAAAGATGGTTAACCCGTCTGACAGGATACCGCTGGAACCGTCGTTCAGGTTATAATTCCTGAACTGCCCTTTGGGTCCGTTGCTCATACGCCCATTAGATGCCCTTGTATCCGGCTGATCCCTGTCCAGCACAATGTTATCTGCAGACCAGTCGAACTTCAGGTGTTTACCCAGGAGATGCTCCCCTTCCAGCCTGTTCTGCCATAAAGCATTGATCAGCGTTACGTCTATATAATATTTTACCGGCCCATCCCCTCTGTCCCAGTTAGTGCCGTAAAAAGCATTGGACTCATTACTGAAACGCCTGTTGTATAAATTCTTAAAAGCTACCTTATGCCCTTTTGTTTGAAAGCCAATGTTCAATACTGCACCCAGGGCGGTGTTGAAATTGTAAGTGTTTGCACTATCGTAGAGATAATAAGAAGGAAAATAACGTGTTTCATCTACGATGCTTTCTTCATGGCGGTAAGTGGCTGCCAGCGTAACACCAAAGGAAGAGACCTTGTCTTTCAGATCCATTTTCCGGCCTAACATCAGCTGGTAATTCTGCACCGGTGAATATTGGTAAGCACGCAAGCCCCAGTTATTGGGTATAGCCCTTTCCATCCTGCTGCGGTTCTCCTTATCTCCCGCACCCAGATATTTGCGGTATTCTTCATTATTCCAATCTTTATTCCACCAGCCACGCGTTCCATCATCAAAGCCCAGGTAATCATTACCACCACGTTTTGTTCCGTACATAGACTTACCGGTGCTGTTGGTATTAATGCCTGTTCCTAATGTTATGGACAGGAAGTTCTTTTCCGGAATGCTCCGTGTATTTACCTGAACAAGGCCACCTGCAAACTCTGCCGGCATATCCGGCGTAGCTGTTTTATTTACGATGATATTATCTATCAGTGCGCTGGGGATCACGTCAAAGGAAAAGTTCCTTCTGTTAGGTTCTGTACTCGGCAGATTAGCACCGTTGAGGATCACATTATTATAACGCTCACTCAATCCCCGTACGGTCACAAACTTATCGTCCTGCACGGTGATGCCGTTCACTCTTTTTAATACCTGTGCCGCATTATTATCCGGTGTAACCCTGATCTGTTCTGCACTGATACCATCAGACACCGCAGCATTATTTTTCTGCAGTGCATACAGCCCTTCCACGGAAGCTTTCTGATAATTTCCGGTGATCACTACCTCTTTCAAAGCAGAAGAAGAGGAGGTCATTAACACATTCAGCGGCGTCAACTGTTTTTCTCTTACGATGATATCTGTAACCTTCTGCGTATTATAAGAGATGTAACGGAATGTGAGCACATATTTACCCGGGGGTAATTTAATTGTGTAACTGCCATCCACCTGCGTTACAGTACCTCCTTTTCCTTCTACCATAATGGTTACGCCGGGGAGTGGTTCATTACGGTTGTCCACCACCTTTCCGGAGATCGTACCATCTTCTATCCTTCTTGCCAACGCTTCGGCTTTGCCTGCACGGATGGCAATTGTATTATTGTTGTAGTCGATATCTACGGGTGTATTCCTGTCCAGGAATTCTAATACTTTTCCGAGGTCAGCCGAAGAATATTCCAGTTCTGACACGGCACATTTACCAAGGTATAAAGGATCATATGCATAAATAAAAGAAGTTTGCGATTGCAGTGCTTTGACCACCTCTGCCACATTGGTCTTCCCTGTTTTTAAAGAAATCTTTTGTTGCAGTGTTTTATATGACTGTGCAGCTAATACCAGGTGCTGCCCGCATAATAAAATAGCAAATGTTAAATAGATGGCTGTGCGCCTGTTAAAAAATTTACGTGTAAAATTCTGCATACGTTTTTGTTACTTTTTTATATCTGGTTGAGATGAAGCATGCGCATAAGATACCTGATAGCAGGGGTCTCCCTGCTTTCGTATCCGGGTCTGTTTATGAATTAATCCTTCGTGATGTGTACAAAAGTGCTATCTCCTTTCTGGCTATAGGAGATGCGCTGAACAAACGACATTTTTTTAAGTACAAGTTCAAGTGATACCTGCAACGGGAAGGTGGCAGTCATCCTTTTTGCCGCAATAGCTTTATCTGTTAATATAAAGGCCTGTCCGTACCGGCGCTGTAATTTGGCAAATACCTCATCCAGCGGCGTATTATCAAAGATCAGTTTACCTTCTTTCCAGTCTGTAGCTTCGCCGGGGGTAAACGTTGATTCTTTATATTCCCTGTTGTTCCTGTAGCTGATCCTGTTGCCGGGTAACAATATCTTTGAAAATGCAACGGCGGTATCTTCTGCACTCACGGCTACTTTCCCTGAGATGAGGCTTACATGGATGCTACTGTCTGAATAGCTGGGGGTAGCAATATTGAAAGAAGTACCCAATGCTGTTGTGATCAATCCGCCTGCATTTACACTAAAAGGCTTTTCCTGGTTTGTTTCCACTTCAAAATAAGCCTCTCCTTTCAGCCACAGTTCCCGCTTTTTAACATTATAGGTTTCATCATACATGAGCATGGAATACCCGTTCAGCCATACGGCGGTACCATCCGGCATATGCACCAGTTTTACACCTGGCCCGTTGTTGGATAAGGTGTCCATGTGTTGTACATGGAGGGTTTGAGGCATTGTTTTTGTCTGCAACAGGTACGCAGTTGTTGCGATGATCCCCAGTACGGCGGCCGCAGCGGCCATCCGTAGCCATGGGATCCGTCTTATTTCTTTAACCGGTGTTGGCTCATCCCATTTTGTCATCAGATACCCGTCCAGCTCCCTGTTATCCTGTTGATCCAGCCAGGCTTCCACCTGTTCCTGTTCCGCTTCGGTACAAAGGCCTTTAAAGTATTTATCCAACAATTGGTGGTTCATGTGTTAGTCAAACGGTGGTTATTAACCCGGTTGCAATAAGAGTACGTTTGTAAAAGAGGGATGTACCAATGAAAAAACGGAGTTCATAATTTGGTAACATTACATGGTTAACGGGCCGTCAGCTCCCGGCGGATAAACTGTAAAGCCAGCTGCAGGTGATTCCTGACGGTCATAGGTGATAGGGACAATTGGTCAGCAATTTCTTTATGGGAACGGCCTTCATCGCGGCTCATCAGGTAAATGTTCCGCCGTTGTTCAGGCAACCGGGCAACCAGTTGTTGTATTTCTTTACGTAACTCTTTGTACAATAAGGTATTCTCTGCTGAATCCTCATCCTGCACTTCTTTCTTATGCAGGGTTAACTCACCCAGGTTTTTCTTTTCCCGGTATAACTTACGGGTTTCATCGATCACGATGTTCTTCACGTAAACAAATAACAGCGGGAAAATATCCTGGCCGGGCTGCACCCGCTCTATATTCTCCCATAACCGCACAAAACACTGCTGTGTAATCTCTTCCGCCCTTTCTGCATCGCTGGTTAACTTGTATGCAAAGCGGTAGACCTTGTCCCGGTTTGTGACAAACAACTCCTCAAAAAGTACTTTTGCTGGAATTTCGGGCATGACAGAACAATTGAAATTAACGTGGATAAATGTAGGCGTTACATGTTACTTGAATGTTAACATACGTAAAAGCAAAAACCCCAGAGCAACGGATCGCTCTGGGGCCAGCATAAACATGGTTTTCTTATTATTTTTTGGTCATCTGCAAAATAGCCACCAGCGGTAAATGGTCTGAAGCCAGCTTTCCGGTAACCGGTCCATAACTGATCACCCTGAAATGATTCGCAGGTTTGAACATAATATAATCGATCGTTCTGTCCGGTTTATCCGAGGGGAAAGTATAGGCACAATTCAAACATCCCATAGTGAATTGCTGCTTTAAGATGCCGATCGTCTGGCTCGTTGGCAAAGCATTCAGATCACCTGCAAGAACCAATGGGTTTTGCGTCAGATCTTTCACCAACCTGTTTGCCTGCAGGATGCGGTTATCTTCTGCTCCCAGGTGATCCAGGTGGGTAGCTGCGAAGTTGAACTTCATGCCTTCTGCTTCTACCGTGATCATAGCCACAGACCTTGGTTCTGAACCTGCCAGCGCGATCGGTAATTCCAGCCGCAGGGAATCCAGGATCGGAAAACGGGACAGTACAGCATCTCCGTATTCACCACCGTCATATGCCATGGCTTTGGTGAAGTAGGAATACATCCCGGTTAACCGGCCTAATTCTTTCGCCTGGTCCACTGTAGCGCCGCTGCGTTTTGTATAACGGTCCACTTCGGAAAGTGCTACCAGGTCCGGCTGAATGGATTTGATCACATCTGCCGTTCCCTGCAGATCTATCGCAGTGCCTGTCATGGGAATACCCCTGCGGATATTATAACTCAGCACTTTCACACGCACCTTTACGGAAGTATCTACCGGTACCGGAGGATTGGTGCCTCCATTACTTTTACTGCAGGAGAGCGCCAGGAAGGACAATAAAATTAATCTCATCATACTACTAATAATAAACCTGCATTTGAGAAATTACAGGCAGGTGATCACTGGTGGAAACAGTTCCTACTCTATTCTCCACTACCCTGAAACGGTTAGCCGGTGAATAGATGATATAATCTGTATTGCTGGCAGGGTTGGTAGCCGGATAATTGAAAGCACAACCTTCTGTACAGATCAGCGTAAAGCGTGTTTTTAAGGCCAGGTAGGTATCTCCCGCCAGCTGATCATTGAAGTTGCCTCCCACGATCACCGGCCCGTCATACGGCTGTAAGAATTCCAGCAGCTTGGCTGGTTGCCCCGCCCTTAAAGTAACGTTCGCATTGAAGTGTGTGCCGGCAAATGTGAGGGTCTGCCCTTCCTTTACTTTCACTTTGATCACAGCCAGCGGACCGGGTTCGCCGGAAGGTGTGGGCAATATAAATGCCGCACTGTCTGTGATCGGGAATTTGGATAATACGGCAGTACCATATTCTCCGCCATCATGATTAATGGCTTTGGCAAAGTAGCTGAACATACCCAGCTTCTTCGCGATCTCTGCAGGCATATCCACATATCCGCTACGTTTAGTGTTCTTGTCTATCTCCCTGATCACAATCAGGTCTCCGCCTAAGGGACGCAAAACATCTGCCACTGCGTTCACATCAAATACGGTAGACTTCTTACCATAAGAGATCACTTTCAGGTTCAGGCCGTCTCTTTGCGCTTCCACTAAAAAATAGGCTGTGCGCAGGTTTTCATTCACTGCTACATTACCTGTTACCTGCTCTATCGTAACCGGCAAAAGGTATTTCTTCAATGATTCCAGCACACCTGCTGTTTTGATCTGCAATTTCAGGGGTGCAGTACTTTGCTGTCCTTTTGCAATGGTCCCGCTGGTTTGCAGTAGTTCATAACTACCTGCCGGCATAGTTTCGTAGGCAGTACCGTTCAATTGATTATAAGCAGCTACGAGTGATGCGTCTACCCTGAACTTTACTTCCAGGTTATTGCTGTTATTACGCGGCCCACCAAAGGCGGCACCGAAGATGATGGTCTGTGGTGTGTCTGCCATCACCAGGTTAACGATGGAAGGCAGGTTCACTGCCTGCGGCATATATACCTTTTCATACAATTCCGGATGAGGAATATCCTTATCGTACTTACAGGCGGAAATGAGGATAATAGAGAGTATACTGAGTAAATACTTCATGTCGAATAATGTTAAACGTGATCAATTACCATCCCGGGTTCTGCACAATGTTCTTGTCAATATCTATTTCAGACTGTGGTACCGGGAAGAGATAATAGTTCTTCCGGAACACTCTTGTTTCAAATACTGTTCTGCGATAGAAAGCCGGCGGATCTGCATCTACGTTCATACCATAAAATGCACCGCCCTCTGTTTGTTCTGCGATCTTCCAGCGGCGGGTATCAAAATAACGGAGGTATTCAAATGCCAGTTCTACCTGCCGTTCGTGACGGATGGCTTCTCTCATCGCTGCCTGTCCATTGGGTACAGGCAAAGGATTAGCACCCTGGCCGTATTGCGGAACACCTGCCCTGTCGCGGATCATGTTCAGGTACAACAGGATGTCGCTGTGCCCCGGTTCTGCTTCATTTAATGCTTCCACATAGTTCAGCAGCACCTCCCCGAAACGGAACATGAGATAGGCACGGTCCTGGTATTTATTGAGACGAGGATTGGTCAGAGGGGATACATTCTTACGGTTCAGGTAACCTGTGCGGGAATGGTCCCAGGAGCCTTTCTTGCCGGATTCTCCGGAGAACCACGTCTGGATCACTTTATTACCTTCTGAAGGGTTGATCCAGTAACTGCCTGCATAAGATACCGCTACATAAAAACGCGGCTCTCTTCCCACATACATATTGTAGGTGCCAACAGTAGTATATTTTGTAGCTACGGTGGACATACCTGTTTCCTTATAACCGGAAGCTGTATTGATAACAGGAGAACCATCTGCGTTATAGCCAGTAATAGGCCGCATGCCGTTTTCCATTTCGTAAGCATCTACCTGTTTTTGAGTAGGGCCTGTTGCAGAGTAACCCGCAGCAATACCTCTCGGTGTAGCAGTACGCTCCCAGGCAGAGATAGAACTTTTTGCACGCGCAAAGATCCATTCACTGTTCCAGGTATCTAAGAAAATATCACGCAGGGAAACGATGGGATCGCTCTTTTTATATAAAGAGAAAAGCCCTTCATCTATGATCGCTTTGGATGCATCTGCCGCCCTGCGCCATTTGGTGATATCTTCTGTTTGGTTGACCAGTTGTTTACCATCTGTGTTCTTAAAGTTTGCATAGTCTTTATTCCCATTGAATAAAGGACTTGCCGCATACAACAGCAGGCGTGCCTTCACCGCCATACAGGCTGCCTTGGTAGCACGGCCGTAATCCATTTCGCTTTGTACGGTGAAATGCAGCGGCAATTCCGTAGCTGCTTTATCCAGTTCTTCCACTACATAATCCACACATTCATCAAAAGAGCTGCGCGGCAGGTTGAGGCGAGGATCGCTGATGGGCAGGTCCACAGGAATAGCATCATCACCAACCAGTACAGCAGGACCATATTGCTCCATGATCAGGAAGTAGCAGTAAGCCCTGAGGAACCTGGCCTCTCCTGTATATTGTTTGATCAGCTCTGCACCATTCGGTTCACTGAGCAGTTGCTCGTTCTTACCTATGCGGGACATAAAGTAAGTAGCTGAACGGATACCCTGGTAGTATCCCTGCCAGAAGTTATAGTAATTGGATAATGCATTCCAGTTACCAATATTGATCTTGAAAGAATAGTAATCAACACGGTCGTAGGATACATCTCCTTCATCAGAACAACCGATCCAGGGGATACCTGCAGTAACGCCTGCATGGTCCCTGATAGCAGTGTTGTAAATATTGGCCAGGTATTGTTCAGAGAGGTCTCTGCGGTTAAACACCTGGTCTATGGTAATGCGGTCATCCGGCACCTGGTCCAGGAAATTCTTCTGGCAGGCAGTTAATGAAAATATCGTCAGCAGAAAAAGAACGATTCCTGATCTGTACATGAGTTTGTGATTTTAGAAAGTAAAGTCAATACCGGCACTAAATGTTTTAATCAGCGGGAAGGCAGCACCACTGCCATTGCCCAGTTCAACATCCCATAGTTTGAATGGAGAGAAGGTGAGGATGTTCACACCCTCTACAAACACAGATGCACTCTTCACCTTTGCCCTGTTCAGGAACGCTTTAGGCATGCTGTAAGCCAGCTGTGCATTCCTTAAACGGATGTAACGGCCATTCTGCAGCCACCAGGTACTTTCTGCATAGTTATCATTCACGGTACCAGGTGCTAAACGCGGATAGAATGCTTTGGGATTTGGGTTCTCTTCCGTCCAGCGATCGCCGATATTACTGAAGAGGTTGCCACTGGCCATACCTTGCTGGAAAGGGATCATACCCTGACCGGTGAGATAGATATCTACATTCCCTATACCCTGGAACAAACCGGAGAGCGTGAAGTTTTTATAGGAGAGCGTTAAACCAACACCGTATACAATCTCAGGAATGGGTCCGTAACCAATAGCTGTTTTATCATTTGCATCGATCACACCATCCGCATTCAGGTCTTTATATTTGATATCACCTCTCCGGGTATCACCTGTTTGCCTTGGACTGTTGGCTACTTCATGATCGCTTTCAAATATTCCCAAAGCGATGTAGCCAAACTTCTGCTGCACTTTCAGACCACGCTCTTCCAGCCATGGATAACGGCGTGCGGGTTCATCATTTTCAATCACTTTGTTACGGGTGAATGTGAAGTTGCCCAGGAGCTGGAACTTAATGTCCTTGCCTATTTTGCCGGACCAGGTAACGGAACCATCAATCCCTTTATTCTCAATGATCCCTACGTTACCGAAAGGAACTCTCCGCAAGCCTGCATAAGCAGGCACAGATTCTTTACGCAGGAAGATGCCTTCTCTTCTTTCTTTAAACAGGTCCGCCTGTATGTTGATGCCTTGCAGGATCTGCAGATCAAAACCCAGGTTGGTTTTCTGTGATGTTTCCCAGGTCACATCTGATGCATATTCTCCCAGTTCCCTTCCTATATAGTTATTATTCATGTTCTTGCCAAAGGTATACGCATTGCCACTGGCGGGAATAGTTTCCACAGTAGCGATATAAGCGAACCTTCTGCCGGTGATGTTGCTGCTGCCCACAATACCATGTGAAAAACGTACTTTGGCCACCTGTACAATTTGCTTCAGCGGCTCAAAGAATTTTTCTTCAGATAACAGCCATCCTAAACCCCCTGAAGGGAAAAATCCGTAGCGGTTCTTCGGTGTAAAGTTTTCCGAACCATTATAACCAAAGTTCAACTCCAGGAAGTACTTTGAGTTGTAGCCATATGTAGCACGGCCAGACACTCCTCTGAAACGTGTAGGCAATGATAGGATGAGGTCTTCCGTCTGCGTATCGATCTTATCACTTTGGTTATAGATCAACATAGCGCCTATGCTGTGTTTACCAAATTCGTTCACATAGTTCAGCGATGCTTCATTGTACAGTGAACGGTTACCTTGCCTTGCATTGGAATAACCGAGGAAATCGTCTCCGCGAAGTACTTCCTGGTAAATGAGCTTCCCATCTGCATCTCTTCCGGTAGCACGGTAGGTGCTTGGCTTTTTAGTACGGCGCTGGCTGGTATAATTGTAAGCATCAAAAGCAAACATGGCATTGATAGAAAGGCCCTTCACGAGGAAGTCAAGGTCCTGCCTTACCTGTAAGTTGGAGTACAACTGGTTGCGCCACTGGTTCGCATAACCAGAGTGTGCCAGTAATGCCCAGGGGTTCTGCACATTGGCGCCCGCCGGGATATCCGGTATCTTCCCATCTTTATACATGGTAGGATACATGATCGGTGTAACAAAGTAGGCTTTCGCAAAAATGTCCGCAGCATTGGAGCCGGGGTAATTCACATTCGCGAGCCAGCCCTGCAAACCCAGCTTAACATTAGTGGTGCGCGTAGGTTGTAAAGTGATGTTAGTGGTAACGTTGTATCGCTTCATAGCGATTTCATTATTATAGGTATTGAGTGCATCTTTTTTATACATACCCACTTCATCAAAATAACCTGCCCCTACATAGTAGCTGGCTTTTTCCGCACCGCCATTGATATTGAGGTTTACACGGCGGCTGCGGCCATATTTATCGAACAGTTCTTTAAACCAGTTCACGTCTGGATATAATTCGGGATCTGTCTGGTTACGGGTCATCTCAATCATTTCATCCGTATACATCGGAGCACCACCCCTGGTGGTCAGTGCTTCGTTGGAAGCTTTCATATAGGTCACGCCATCTGCAAAATCCGGGATCTTGGTCAGTTGTGTGATCCCTTCGTTGTACCTTAAACGCACCACCGGTTTTCCGATCTTACCGGTTTTGGTAGTAATAAGTATTACACCGTTCGCACCGCGCACGCCATACACTGCAGTAGCGGAAGCATCTTTCAGTACAGTGAAACTGGCAATGTCTTCAGGGTCCAGGCTGCCCATATCGCGGGGCACACCATCTACAAGGATCAATGGTTTGCTGAGTGCATTATCGAAGGTGGATACTCCCCTGATCCATACATCTGCGCCTGCGCCGATCTCACCATTACGCTGTACGGAAATTACTCCGGAGAGGCGGCCACCCAGCACAGTACTTAAGTTGGAAGCCGGGATCTGCAGCTCCGAGGGTTTTACGGAAGATTGCGCACCAACAAGACTGATCTTTTTCTGTTGCCCGAAACCGATCACCACTACTTCGTTCAAGCCACCTTCCAGCGCTTCCATGATCACATTGATCTCATCCCTGTTGCGCACGGCGATGGTTTGTACTTTGAAACCGATGTAGCTGAACTCCAGGGAATCTTTAGGATCAGCGCTGATCCTGTACACCCCTTTTTCGTCTGTGATGGTACCTCCGGATTTTGCTTTTACGCGTACCGTAACTCCCGGCAGCGCATTGCCCAAACCATCCTTCACGAAACCCGTGATCTCAAGGTCTATGCGTTTTACAGCAGTAACAACAGGCGCAGGAGCTACCGCACTGCGGATCACTACGCTCCTGCCTACCAGCTCCCAGTTCAGCCTGGCCGGCAGTAATAACTGGTTGAGCAGGTCGCTCAGCTTCTGGTCTGTAACCTTTAAGTT includes the following:
- a CDS encoding TonB-dependent receptor domain-containing protein, whose product is MQNFTRKFFNRRTAIYLTFAILLCGQHLVLAAQSYKTLQQKISLKTGKTNVAEVVKALQSQTSFIYAYDPLYLGKCAVSELEYSSADLGKVLEFLDRNTPVDIDYNNNTIAIRAGKAEALARRIEDGTISGKVVDNRNEPLPGVTIMVEGKGGTVTQVDGSYTIKLPPGKYVLTFRYISYNTQKVTDIIVREKQLTPLNVLMTSSSSALKEVVITGNYQKASVEGLYALQKNNAAVSDGISAEQIRVTPDNNAAQVLKRVNGITVQDDKFVTVRGLSERYNNVILNGANLPSTEPNRRNFSFDVIPSALIDNIIVNKTATPDMPAEFAGGLVQVNTRSIPEKNFLSITLGTGINTNSTGKSMYGTKRGGNDYLGFDDGTRGWWNKDWNNEEYRKYLGAGDKENRSRMERAIPNNWGLRAYQYSPVQNYQLMLGRKMDLKDKVSSFGVTLAATYRHEESIVDETRYFPSYYLYDSANTYNFNTALGAVLNIGFQTKGHKVAFKNLYNRRFSNESNAFYGTNWDRGDGPVKYYIDVTLINALWQNRLEGEHLLGKHLKFDWSADNIVLDRDQPDTRASNGRMSNGPKGQFRNYNLNDGSSGILSDGLTIFNSKLKERRKNVLGNFTIPFKIGNTTQNLKVGYAGTFRNADNKSLALRMYYDPTANTPAALARIDSAVFGKADYELHSSELIQPGMLQYQPSGIGRQGFAGDDYTGKQQIHAAYLMTDLKFLQHFRFIGGVRMEQSAMELQGVSYNYRTGLPRDTTVKYSKTDWLPSFNLVYSLNDRMNFRLAYSQTLARADFRERAPYIYYEFKERSSYKGAIGLKDAKITNWDIRYEYYPAPGEVISLSAFYKKFHDPVELIGDFSSGNATGIFYYFNLQSSTSKGFELDLRKSLGFIQPNSKLLKQIYISANASWMEANVRYNTSELLNAANGVTGRNDTTLAPDSRNRPLQGLSPYVLNGGIGYFGDVIGLNIAYNRYGPRIIVGGYQAWHDQYENPRDVIDVQLSANLLKKRMQVRLNLSDLLQQDYVIYQNQSLKPSGNSGGGSETDLYMMSNEPNGDPKGNRYNKGLDYVRHRWFKGRNLSMNITYNF
- a CDS encoding FecR family protein, whose translation is MNHQLLDKYFKGLCTEAEQEQVEAWLDQQDNRELDGYLMTKWDEPTPVKEIRRIPWLRMAAAAAVLGIIATTAYLLQTKTMPQTLHVQHMDTLSNNGPGVKLVHMPDGTAVWLNGYSMLMYDETYNVKKRELWLKGEAYFEVETNQEKPFSVNAGGLITTALGTSFNIATPSYSDSSIHVSLISGKVAVSAEDTAVAFSKILLPGNRISYRNNREYKESTFTPGEATDWKEGKLIFDNTPLDEVFAKLQRRYGQAFILTDKAIAAKRMTATFPLQVSLELVLKKMSFVQRISYSQKGDSTFVHITKD
- a CDS encoding RNA polymerase sigma-70 factor; the encoded protein is MPEIPAKVLFEELFVTNRDKVYRFAYKLTSDAERAEEITQQCFVRLWENIERVQPGQDIFPLLFVYVKNIVIDETRKLYREKKNLGELTLHKKEVQDEDSAENTLLYKELRKEIQQLVARLPEQRRNIYLMSRDEGRSHKEIADQLSLSPMTVRNHLQLALQFIRRELTAR
- a CDS encoding endonuclease/exonuclease/phosphatase family protein, with protein sequence MMRLILLSFLALSCSKSNGGTNPPVPVDTSVKVRVKVLSYNIRRGIPMTGTAIDLQGTADVIKSIQPDLVALSEVDRYTKRSGATVDQAKELGRLTGMYSYFTKAMAYDGGEYGDAVLSRFPILDSLRLELPIALAGSEPRSVAMITVEAEGMKFNFAATHLDHLGAEDNRILQANRLVKDLTQNPLVLAGDLNALPTSQTIGILKQQFTMGCLNCAYTFPSDKPDRTIDYIMFKPANHFRVISYGPVTGKLASDHLPLVAILQMTKK
- a CDS encoding BT_3987 domain-containing protein, with product MKYLLSILSIILISACKYDKDIPHPELYEKVYMPQAVNLPSIVNLVMADTPQTIIFGAAFGGPRNNSNNLEVKFRVDASLVAAYNQLNGTAYETMPAGSYELLQTSGTIAKGQQSTAPLKLQIKTAGVLESLKKYLLPVTIEQVTGNVAVNENLRTAYFLVEAQRDGLNLKVISYGKKSTVFDVNAVADVLRPLGGDLIVIREIDKNTKRSGYVDMPAEIAKKLGMFSYFAKAINHDGGEYGTAVLSKFPITDSAAFILPTPSGEPGPLAVIKVKVKEGQTLTFAGTHFNANVTLRAGQPAKLLEFLQPYDGPVIVGGNFNDQLAGDTYLALKTRFTLICTEGCAFNYPATNPASNTDYIIYSPANRFRVVENRVGTVSTSDHLPVISQMQVYY